In the Fusobacterium varium genome, one interval contains:
- the acpP gene encoding acyl carrier protein, which produces MLDKIREIVVEQLSVDPEQVTAEASFVEDLGADSLDTVELIMAFEEEFGVEIPDTEAEKIKTVQDVIDYVEAHK; this is translated from the coding sequence ATGTTAGATAAAATAAGAGAAATAGTTGTTGAACAACTAAGCGTTGATCCAGAACAAGTAACTGCAGAGGCTAGCTTTGTAGAAGATTTAGGAGCAGATTCACTAGATACAGTTGAATTAATAATGGCTTTCGAAGAAGAATTTGGAGTAGAAATTCCTGATACTGAAGCTGAAAAAATCAAAACAGTTCAAGATGTTATTGATTATGTAGAAGCTCACAAATAA
- the fabD gene encoding ACP S-malonyltransferase, translated as MSKIAFVFPGQGAQYVGMGKELYENNELARKEFDKLFSSLDFDLKTVMFEGPEEALKETKNTQPAIVSMSLILTKLLEEKGIKADFVAGHSVGEYAAFGAAGYLSIDEAVKLTSARGKFMNDVAVKVNGGMAAIIGLDSDKIVETLKTVEGIVEAVNFNEPKQTVIAGQKDAIERACVALKEAGARRAMPLAVSGPFHSLLMQEAGEKLKEEAEKYNFQMTDVKLVANTTAEVLQNVDEIKEEIYKQSFGPVRWVETIQKLKAEGVTQIYEIGPGKVLAGLIKKIDKEIQVKNIEKLEDFENIM; from the coding sequence ATGTCTAAAATAGCTTTTGTTTTCCCAGGGCAAGGAGCTCAATATGTAGGAATGGGAAAAGAATTATATGAAAATAATGAACTAGCTAGAAAAGAGTTTGATAAACTTTTCTCAAGTTTAGATTTTGATCTAAAAACAGTTATGTTTGAAGGACCAGAAGAAGCATTAAAAGAAACAAAAAATACTCAACCAGCAATAGTTTCAATGAGTTTAATACTTACTAAATTACTAGAAGAAAAAGGAATAAAAGCTGATTTTGTAGCAGGACACTCTGTTGGAGAGTATGCAGCATTTGGAGCAGCAGGATATTTAAGTATAGATGAAGCAGTAAAACTTACAAGTGCAAGAGGAAAGTTCATGAATGATGTAGCTGTTAAAGTTAATGGTGGAATGGCTGCAATTATTGGACTTGATTCAGATAAAATAGTAGAAACATTAAAAACAGTAGAAGGAATTGTTGAAGCAGTAAACTTTAATGAGCCTAAACAAACAGTTATAGCTGGGCAAAAAGATGCTATTGAAAGAGCTTGTGTAGCTTTAAAAGAAGCTGGAGCAAGAAGAGCAATGCCACTAGCTGTATCAGGACCTTTCCACTCATTACTTATGCAAGAGGCAGGAGAGAAATTAAAAGAGGAAGCTGAAAAATATAACTTCCAAATGACAGATGTTAAATTAGTTGCTAATACTACAGCTGAAGTTCTTCAAAATGTAGATGAGATAAAAGAAGAGATATATAAACAAAGTTTTGGTCCAGTAAGATGGGTTGAAACTATTCAAAAACTAAAAGCTGAAGGGGTTACACAAATCTATGAAATTGGACCAGGAAAAGTTTTAGCTGGACTTATTAAAAAAATAGATAAAGAAATCCAAGTAAAAAATATAGAAAAGCTTGAAGATTTTGAAAATATAATGTAA
- a CDS encoding transposase: MILAKKVRLYPTKEQEQKLWQSIGTARFIYNYTLAKQEENYRNAGKFISDGVIRKELTQLKKSELSWLNKVSNNVTKQAVKDACNGYKRFFEGLANKPKFKSRKKSKASFYNDPIKLKVKEKKVLIEKVGWIKTNEQIPVEVKYNNPRITYDNKYWYISVGVEVNKIQEELTDISLGVDLGLKDLAICSDGKVFKNINKTKEVKKLEKRLKHKQRQISRKYKLNKIMKGGSCQFIKTKNIEKLENTTKLIHRKLTNIRNNYLHQVTTSIVKTKPNRIVIEDLNVSGMMKNKHLSDSVRKQCFNKFKKYLTYKTELNGIELVVADRFYPSSKTCSKCGFIKRDLKLKDRIYRCPHCGAVIDRDYNASLNLSMYKLA, from the coding sequence ATGATACTTGCAAAGAAAGTTAGACTTTATCCAACTAAAGAGCAAGAACAAAAATTGTGGCAATCTATTGGAACTGCTAGATTTATCTATAATTATACTCTTGCAAAACAAGAAGAAAATTATAGAAATGCTGGCAAGTTTATTAGCGATGGAGTCATTAGAAAAGAATTAACTCAACTTAAAAAGTCAGAACTATCATGGTTAAATAAAGTATCGAATAATGTAACTAAACAAGCTGTAAAAGATGCTTGTAATGGCTATAAAAGATTTTTTGAAGGTTTAGCTAATAAGCCAAAATTTAAAAGTAGAAAGAAAAGCAAAGCTAGTTTTTATAATGACCCTATTAAATTAAAAGTTAAAGAGAAAAAAGTATTAATTGAAAAAGTAGGTTGGATAAAAACAAATGAACAAATACCTGTTGAAGTTAAATATAATAATCCTAGAATTACTTATGATAATAAGTATTGGTATATATCTGTAGGAGTAGAAGTTAATAAAATTCAGGAAGAATTAACAGATATTTCATTAGGTGTAGATTTAGGATTAAAAGATTTAGCTATTTGTTCAGATGGAAAAGTTTTTAAAAATATTAATAAAACTAAAGAAGTTAAAAAATTAGAAAAAAGATTAAAACATAAACAAAGGCAAATTAGTAGAAAATATAAATTAAATAAAATTATGAAAGGAGGAAGTTGTCAATTTATCAAAACTAAAAATATAGAAAAGTTAGAAAATACAACAAAACTAATACATAGGAAATTAACAAATATTAGAAATAACTATCTTCATCAAGTTACAACAAGTATAGTGAAAACCAAACCAAACAGAATTGTAATAGAAGATTTAAATGTTTCTGGAATGATGAAAAATAAACATCTGTCTGATTCAGTAAGAAAACAATGTTTTAATAAGTTTAAAAAATATCTAACATATAAAACAGAATTAAATGGAATTGAATTAGTAGTAGCAGATAGATTTTATCCATCATCAAAAACTTGTAGTAAATGTGGTTTTATAAAAAGAGATTTAAAGTTAAAAGATAGAATTTATAGGTGTCCACATTGTGGAGCAGTGATTGATAGAGATTATAATGCTTCACTAAATTTATCTATGTATAAATTAGCATAA
- a CDS encoding ketoacyl-ACP synthase III → MEFKSVGIKGLGYYVPEKVMTNFDFEKILDTTDEWIRTMTGVEERRYAAPEQATSDLCVEAAKKALADANMTAEDLDMIIVATVTPDYITQSTACLVQNKLGVKQIPCFDVNAACSGFMYALTIAGSMVRGGVYKNILVLGGEVLSRIVDMENRSNCILFGDGAAAAIVSEVEDGYGMLSTHLGAEGEDDMILKIPAGGSKKPNDAETIANKENFLVMKGHDVFKFAVHALPLATNKALKIANVKAEELKMIFPHQANVRIIESAAKRIHVPMEKFYLNLNKYGNTSAASIGLALGEAKEKGLIQKGDLIALTGFGGGLTYGSIIMKWAY, encoded by the coding sequence ATGGAATTCAAAAGCGTAGGAATAAAAGGACTTGGATACTATGTGCCAGAAAAAGTTATGACAAACTTTGATTTTGAAAAGATACTAGATACAACTGATGAATGGATAAGAACAATGACAGGAGTAGAGGAAAGAAGATATGCAGCTCCTGAACAAGCAACTTCAGATCTATGTGTAGAAGCTGCTAAAAAAGCTTTAGCAGATGCAAATATGACAGCTGAAGATTTAGATATGATAATAGTTGCAACTGTTACTCCAGACTATATTACACAAAGTACAGCTTGTTTAGTTCAAAATAAGCTTGGAGTAAAACAAATCCCTTGTTTTGATGTAAATGCAGCATGTAGTGGATTTATGTATGCTCTTACAATAGCAGGATCTATGGTAAGAGGAGGAGTATACAAAAATATCTTAGTATTGGGAGGAGAAGTTCTTTCAAGAATAGTAGATATGGAAAATAGAAGCAACTGTATACTTTTTGGAGATGGAGCAGCAGCAGCAATAGTTTCAGAAGTTGAAGATGGTTATGGAATGCTTTCTACTCACCTTGGAGCTGAGGGTGAAGATGATATGATCCTTAAAATACCAGCTGGAGGAAGTAAAAAACCTAATGATGCAGAAACAATAGCTAATAAAGAAAACTTCTTAGTAATGAAAGGACATGATGTATTTAAATTTGCTGTACATGCACTTCCACTTGCTACTAATAAGGCTTTAAAAATAGCTAATGTAAAAGCTGAAGAGTTAAAAATGATATTCCCTCATCAAGCAAATGTTAGAATTATTGAATCAGCAGCAAAGAGAATTCATGTACCTATGGAGAAATTCTATTTAAATTTAAATAAATATGGAAATACTTCTGCTGCATCAATAGGATTAGCACTTGGTGAAGCAAAAGAAAAAGGATTAATTCAAAAAGGAGATTTAATAGCCCTTACTGGATTCGGTGGAGGACTTACTTACGGATCAATAATAATGAAATGGGCTTATTAA
- the plsX gene encoding phosphate acyltransferase PlsX: protein MKIALDAMGGDNAPLETIKGAVAALEEVSELELVLVGKKEVIEAELSKYKYNKEKIEIVDAREIIEMTDEPVVAVKSKKDSSMNKTLELVKDGTVNASVSAGNTGALITASQLKLKRIKGVLRPAIATMFPNKKGHMLMLDVGATADCKPEFLNQYAMMGSKYMEILLGRKDSKVGLLNIGTEEGKGNEVTREAYNLLKENKSINFVGNVESTEVMNGNIDVVVTDGFTGNMVLKTAEGIGKFILDVIKTEVSKSFIYKLGALLLMPALKVVKSKMDSSEYGGAIFLGLNGISIKAHGNSDAVAIKNAIKVAEKFAKLNFVEEMKKVIDIDNIEVEEK, encoded by the coding sequence ATGAAAATAGCTTTAGATGCTATGGGTGGGGATAATGCACCTTTGGAAACAATAAAAGGGGCTGTCGCTGCATTAGAGGAAGTAAGTGAATTAGAATTAGTTCTTGTTGGAAAAAAAGAGGTTATTGAAGCTGAACTTTCTAAATATAAATATAATAAAGAAAAAATTGAAATAGTTGATGCTAGAGAGATAATAGAGATGACTGATGAGCCTGTTGTTGCTGTAAAAAGCAAAAAAGATTCATCTATGAATAAAACTTTAGAGCTTGTAAAAGATGGAACAGTTAATGCCTCTGTTTCAGCAGGAAATACTGGAGCTTTAATAACAGCTAGTCAATTAAAATTAAAAAGAATAAAAGGAGTTTTAAGACCAGCTATTGCAACAATGTTTCCAAATAAAAAGGGACATATGTTAATGTTAGATGTTGGAGCTACTGCTGATTGTAAACCTGAATTTTTAAATCAGTATGCTATGATGGGATCTAAGTATATGGAGATTTTATTAGGAAGAAAGGACTCTAAAGTTGGACTTTTAAATATAGGAACTGAAGAGGGAAAAGGAAACGAAGTTACTAGAGAGGCATATAATCTATTAAAAGAAAATAAAAGTATAAATTTTGTTGGAAATGTAGAGAGTACAGAAGTTATGAATGGGAATATAGATGTAGTAGTAACTGATGGATTTACAGGAAATATGGTTTTAAAAACTGCAGAGGGAATAGGTAAATTTATACTAGATGTTATTAAAACAGAAGTTTCAAAGAGCTTTATATATAAATTAGGAGCACTGCTTTTAATGCCAGCTTTAAAAGTTGTAAAATCAAAAATGGATTCTTCAGAGTATGGAGGGGCTATTTTCTTAGGATTGAATGGAATCTCTATCAAAGCTCATGGAAATTCAGATGCTGTGGCAATTAAAAATGCAATTAAAGTTGCTGAAAAATTTGCAAAACTTAATTTCGTGGAAGAGATGAAGAAAGTTATAGATATAGATAATATAGAAGTAGAAGAGAAATAG
- the rpmF gene encoding 50S ribosomal protein L32: MAVPKKKTSKAKKNMRRSHHALTGIGLTTCEACGAPKRPHRVCLNCGDYNGKKVLAGDAE, encoded by the coding sequence ATGGCAGTACCTAAGAAAAAGACATCTAAGGCTAAAAAGAACATGAGAAGATCTCATCATGCTTTAACTGGAATTGGTCTAACAACTTGTGAAGCTTGTGGAGCACCAAAAAGACCTCACAGAGTATGTTTAAACTGTGGAGATTACAATGGTAAAAAAGTTTTAGCTGGAGACGCTGAGTAA
- a CDS encoding DUF177 domain-containing protein — MKLKIKDFSSALNNTIGFDFYVDTIDDVVLKDKLHIVGTAISDGSGKVEVSGKYSTKIEVQCVRCLKNIGEDLAGEFTGTFLDESAYRQYMRNLKVECEIDSNEIYDEIIDGEIDLVNLVREYIILDLPPYPQCDPECEDDSEIEKYSNHGIDSRWQQLLQIKN, encoded by the coding sequence TTGAAATTAAAGATAAAGGATTTTAGCAGCGCTCTTAATAATACAATAGGATTTGATTTTTACGTTGATACAATAGATGATGTAGTGCTTAAAGATAAACTTCATATTGTTGGAACAGCTATTTCAGATGGAAGTGGTAAGGTTGAAGTTAGTGGAAAGTATTCTACAAAAATTGAAGTTCAATGTGTAAGATGTTTAAAAAACATTGGAGAAGATCTAGCTGGAGAGTTTACAGGAACTTTTTTAGATGAAAGTGCATATAGACAATATATGAGAAATCTAAAAGTTGAATGTGAAATTGACAGTAATGAAATTTATGATGAAATCATAGATGGAGAGATAGATCTTGTTAATTTGGTTAGAGAGTATATAATACTTGATTTGCCCCCATATCCACAATGTGATCCTGAATGTGAAGATGATTCTGAAATAGAAAAATATAGCAATCATGGAATAGATTCTAGGTGGCAACAATTATTACAAATAAAAAATTAA
- the ychF gene encoding redox-regulated ATPase YchF encodes MIGIGIVGLPNVGKSTLFNAITKAGAAEAANYPFCTIEPNVGMVTVPDKRLDQLAEIINPQRIVQATVEFIDIAGLVKGAAKGEGLGNKFLSNIRTTAAICQVVRCFEDDNVIHVSGSVDPIRDIEVINTELIFADMETIDKAIEKHKKLVVNKNKESMELMPVLTKCKAHLEEFQLLKTMELTPEELELLRTYQLLTLKPMIFAANVSEDDLAAGNEYVEKVKEYAANLGSEVVIVSAKVEAELQEMDDEESKQEYLEALGVEEAGLNRLIRAGFKLLGLQTYFTAGVKEVRAWTIKIGDTAPKAAGEIHTDFEKGFIRAKVVSFDDFIKYSGWKGAQEAGVLRLEGKEYIVKDGDLMEFLFNV; translated from the coding sequence ATGATAGGAATCGGAATAGTAGGACTTCCAAATGTTGGGAAATCTACACTTTTTAATGCAATAACAAAGGCTGGAGCAGCAGAGGCAGCAAACTATCCTTTTTGTACAATAGAACCAAATGTTGGAATGGTAACTGTACCAGATAAAAGATTAGATCAATTAGCTGAAATAATCAATCCACAAAGAATAGTACAAGCAACAGTTGAATTTATAGATATAGCAGGGCTTGTAAAAGGAGCAGCTAAGGGAGAGGGGCTAGGAAATAAATTCCTTTCAAACATCAGAACAACAGCAGCAATTTGCCAAGTTGTAAGATGTTTTGAAGATGATAATGTAATCCATGTAAGTGGTTCTGTAGATCCTATAAGAGATATTGAAGTTATTAATACAGAGCTTATTTTTGCTGACATGGAAACAATAGATAAAGCAATAGAAAAACATAAAAAATTAGTTGTAAATAAAAATAAAGAATCAATGGAGTTAATGCCAGTTTTAACTAAATGTAAAGCTCACTTAGAAGAGTTTCAACTTTTAAAAACTATGGAATTAACACCAGAAGAGTTAGAATTATTAAGAACATACCAATTACTAACTTTAAAACCTATGATTTTTGCAGCAAATGTATCTGAAGATGATTTAGCAGCAGGAAATGAATATGTAGAAAAAGTAAAAGAGTATGCAGCTAATTTAGGATCAGAAGTTGTAATAGTTTCAGCTAAAGTTGAGGCAGAGTTACAAGAGATGGATGATGAAGAGAGCAAGCAAGAATATTTAGAAGCTCTTGGAGTAGAAGAAGCTGGACTAAATAGACTTATAAGAGCAGGATTTAAACTATTAGGACTTCAAACTTATTTTACTGCTGGAGTTAAAGAGGTAAGAGCTTGGACTATAAAAATAGGAGATACAGCTCCAAAAGCAGCAGGGGAAATTCATACAGATTTTGAAAAAGGATTTATCAGAGCAAAAGTTGTTTCTTTTGATGACTTCATTAAATATTCAGGATGGAAAGGTGCTCAAGAAGCTGGAGTTTTAAGACTTGAAGGAAAAGAGTACATAGTTAAAGATGGAGATTTAATGGAATTCCTTTTCAATGTGTAA
- the gltS gene encoding sodium/glutamate symporter encodes MLELNFNMAETLAISILVLLLGREIKKRVNFLERFFIPAPVVGGVIFSILLLIGHNTGAFSFSFDNVLKDFLMTIFFTTIGFTASGKLLKKGGVGVVVFLITATVLVIIQDIVGVSMAKMFGEHPLLGLAVGSVPLTGGHGTSGAFGPVLEEFGVTGGLSVSIAAATYGLIAGCLIGGPVAKRLRDKHNLKPSLEDREGTVEALEENDEKPVSEETLFSAVVVIALSMGIGYCIAPFLKKYGIVIPAYIGPMFIAAIIRNIADMQKKNLPMNEIAITGNIALSLFLAMALMTLKLWELADLAIPIISILLVQTAIMALFAYFITFRFNGKDYDAAVMATGHCGFGLGATPNAMANMEVFTKENGPAPRAFFVLPVVGALFIDFTNATVITFFINMFK; translated from the coding sequence ATGTTAGAATTAAACTTTAATATGGCGGAAACTTTGGCAATATCAATATTAGTACTTTTATTAGGGAGAGAGATAAAGAAAAGAGTTAATTTTTTAGAAAGATTTTTTATTCCAGCTCCAGTTGTAGGTGGAGTAATATTTTCGATACTTTTATTGATAGGACATAATACAGGAGCTTTTAGCTTTAGTTTTGACAACGTTTTAAAAGATTTTTTAATGACAATATTCTTTACTACAATAGGATTTACAGCTAGTGGAAAATTATTGAAAAAAGGTGGAGTAGGAGTTGTTGTATTCTTAATAACAGCTACAGTTTTAGTTATAATTCAAGATATTGTTGGTGTATCTATGGCAAAAATGTTTGGTGAACACCCTCTTTTAGGACTAGCAGTAGGATCAGTTCCACTAACTGGAGGACATGGAACTTCAGGAGCTTTTGGACCTGTGCTTGAAGAGTTTGGAGTAACTGGAGGATTATCAGTTTCAATAGCAGCAGCTACTTATGGATTGATAGCTGGATGTTTAATTGGAGGACCAGTTGCAAAGAGATTAAGAGATAAGCATAATTTAAAACCTAGTTTAGAAGATAGGGAAGGAACAGTAGAAGCTTTAGAAGAAAATGACGAGAAACCAGTATCAGAAGAAACTTTATTTAGTGCAGTTGTTGTAATTGCATTATCAATGGGTATAGGATATTGTATTGCTCCATTCTTAAAAAAATATGGAATAGTAATTCCAGCATATATAGGACCTATGTTTATTGCTGCTATAATTAGAAATATAGCTGATATGCAAAAGAAAAATCTTCCTATGAATGAAATAGCTATTACAGGGAATATAGCCCTATCTTTATTCTTAGCAATGGCACTAATGACATTAAAATTATGGGAACTAGCAGATTTAGCAATTCCTATTATAAGTATATTATTAGTTCAAACAGCAATAATGGCATTATTTGCATACTTTATAACATTTAGATTTAATGGAAAAGATTATGATGCTGCAGTTATGGCAACAGGACATTGTGGATTTGGTTTAGGTGCAACACCAAATGCAATGGCAAATATGGAAGTTTTCACTAAGGAAAATGGACCAGCTCCAAGAGCATTCTTTGTATTACCAGTAGTAGGAGCATTATTTATAGATTTTACAAATGCAACAGTTATTACATTCTTTATAAATATGTTTAAATAA